One window of Sphingobacteriales bacterium genomic DNA carries:
- a CDS encoding choice-of-anchor B family protein, giving the protein MKSTAITCLRFCVFAFLLISSFTYPPSVEAQTNINLATHITYPDVMSSVWGFTKGGHEYVLAFRRTGTSIVDITNPAAPVQVYFAAAVVNSDWREGKVWGNYAYITNEGGGGLQIINFSALPSGNITSANVTNWTGGTFNSQTISFTKSHTIWIDENGIGYIYGTNYGNGGAIMVNLAANSTNPPIVGIYNQEYVHDGFVRGDTLWAAQIYEGNFRAINVANKANPVVMATQSTTRTFTHNTWLNNAGTVVFTTDETSNSSVEAYNITDLSDIQLISKFNATGSSAIPHNVHVKNNFLVIAYYRDGVVLADATHPEKMIQVGNYDTSPSYSGSGYNGCWGVYPYFPSGTIAASDIETGLYILTPNYVPASYLKGTITNATTNAPIANVSIQVQGLSSANTTSGFNGGYITGMAGNGTYTVTVSSSGYITQTFTVTFVNGTTQTLNVALVPNIPFSASGTITDAQTGLPVSGASVLFGDGLNNYTATANASGVYTVSLPGSGVYTCYAGKWGYQTLQFTDMNLNPGNSTVNFSLRKGYYDDFLFDYGWPVSGDASAGAWVRAQPIGTTYDNLPSNPDVDVSTDYGTQCYVTGNASGAAGNADVDNGTTILTSPVFDLSTSPNAQISYYRWFRNTGGSGTPNDQMLIKISNGTNTVTIQTLTVSDPNQAQWVPNTFNVSDVITPTNNMRLIVEVSDLGTQHLVEAGLDKFEVTIPPVVFQATAWLSGAFSGLQMNTTLRTNGLLPNQQPYNRPPWNYAGTESLNPLPTNATDWVLVELRPFSNPILITEQRAALILNNGNLADIDGTNGVKFYNLGQGGSYFVVLRHRNHLAVVSDSPVSLPNLSSFSFKTATNVGGGAGQLFLLNAGNYGLIPADFDSNGIITVTDYNYFTTQSGLINTYSDADVTFDGSVTVADFNVFGIYAGKIGMGLVRY; this is encoded by the coding sequence ATGAAATCAACAGCAATTACCTGCCTTCGCTTTTGTGTTTTTGCTTTCTTGTTAATTTCCAGTTTTACCTACCCCCCTTCCGTTGAGGCTCAAACCAATATCAACCTTGCCACACATATTACTTATCCGGATGTGATGAGCAGTGTTTGGGGGTTTACCAAAGGTGGACACGAATACGTGCTTGCTTTCAGACGCACCGGTACTTCGATTGTGGACATTACCAACCCTGCTGCTCCTGTCCAGGTATATTTTGCAGCGGCGGTGGTCAATTCAGACTGGCGCGAAGGGAAAGTTTGGGGAAACTATGCTTATATTACCAATGAAGGTGGCGGTGGGCTGCAAATTATCAATTTCAGTGCGCTTCCTTCAGGAAACATTACCTCCGCAAATGTAACCAACTGGACAGGCGGCACTTTTAACAGCCAAACCATCAGTTTTACAAAATCGCATACTATTTGGATTGACGAAAACGGCATCGGCTACATCTATGGTACCAACTATGGCAACGGTGGGGCAATTATGGTGAATCTGGCTGCCAACTCCACAAACCCGCCAATAGTTGGTATTTACAATCAAGAATATGTACATGACGGCTTTGTTCGAGGCGACACGCTTTGGGCAGCACAAATTTATGAGGGTAACTTCCGGGCCATCAATGTAGCTAACAAAGCCAATCCGGTAGTGATGGCAACCCAAAGCACTACCCGAACTTTTACCCATAATACATGGCTCAATAATGCCGGAACAGTCGTGTTCACCACTGACGAAACCAGCAATTCGAGCGTAGAAGCATATAATATTACAGACCTGAGCGATATTCAACTTATCAGCAAATTTAATGCTACCGGCAGCAGCGCTATTCCCCACAATGTTCATGTCAAAAACAACTTCCTGGTCATTGCCTATTACCGCGACGGGGTGGTGCTTGCCGATGCCACCCATCCTGAAAAAATGATTCAGGTTGGAAATTACGATACTTCCCCCTCCTATTCAGGCAGTGGCTACAACGGCTGCTGGGGAGTTTATCCTTATTTCCCTTCCGGAACCATAGCAGCAAGCGATATTGAAACCGGACTCTATATTTTAACCCCGAACTATGTTCCTGCCTCCTATCTAAAAGGAACTATCACGAATGCAACCACTAATGCGCCAATTGCTAATGTGAGTATTCAGGTACAGGGTTTGTCTTCGGCTAACACGACTTCCGGCTTTAACGGTGGCTATATTACCGGCATGGCGGGTAATGGAACTTATACGGTAACTGTTTCATCATCCGGCTATATCACCCAAACCTTTACCGTCACTTTTGTCAACGGAACAACCCAAACCCTTAATGTGGCGTTGGTGCCCAATATTCCGTTTTCTGCTTCCGGAACCATCACAGATGCACAAACCGGTCTGCCTGTTTCCGGTGCTTCGGTGCTGTTTGGGGATGGACTGAACAACTATACGGCCACTGCTAACGCATCCGGCGTTTATACTGTTTCGCTGCCCGGATCAGGAGTCTATACTTGTTATGCCGGAAAATGGGGGTATCAAACCCTTCAGTTTACCGATATGAATTTAAACCCCGGTAATTCTACGGTCAACTTCTCCCTGCGCAAAGGATATTACGACGATTTTCTGTTCGACTATGGCTGGCCTGTCAGCGGAGACGCTTCTGCCGGAGCATGGGTACGCGCCCAACCTATCGGCACAACTTATGATAACCTTCCAAGCAATCCCGATGTGGATGTTTCCACCGATTATGGAACTCAATGCTATGTAACCGGAAATGCTTCCGGAGCCGCAGGCAATGCCGATGTGGACAACGGAACTACCATCCTTACTTCTCCGGTTTTTGACCTCAGCACCTCTCCCAATGCGCAAATCAGTTATTACCGTTGGTTCAGAAACACAGGCGGTAGCGGCACTCCTAACGATCAAATGCTGATTAAAATCTCCAACGGAACGAATACGGTAACCATTCAAACACTGACTGTTTCTGACCCTAATCAGGCGCAATGGGTACCCAACACTTTTAATGTGTCCGATGTAATTACTCCCACCAACAATATGAGGCTGATAGTTGAAGTAAGTGACCTCGGCACTCAGCATCTTGTAGAAGCAGGGTTAGATAAATTTGAAGTAACCATCCCGCCGGTCGTCTTTCAGGCAACCGCCTGGCTCAGTGGTGCTTTTTCAGGCTTACAGATGAATACGACCCTGCGCACCAACGGGTTGCTGCCAAACCAACAACCCTATAACCGTCCTCCCTGGAACTACGCCGGAACCGAATCTCTAAATCCGCTTCCCACTAATGCAACAGATTGGGTCTTGGTTGAGCTTCGGCCCTTCTCCAACCCCATCCTGATCACAGAACAACGGGCTGCTTTGATTCTGAACAACGGAAATTTAGCCGATATAGACGGCACTAACGGAGTTAAATTTTATAACCTTGGTCAGGGAGGCAGCTATTTTGTCGTGTTGCGCCATCGAAATCATTTGGCAGTGGTCAGCGATTCACCGGTCAGCCTTCCGAATTTATCGAGCTTCAGCTTTAAAACAGCGACCAATGTTGGCGGAGGCGCGGGTCAGTTATTCCTGCTTAATGCAGGCAACTACGGACTGATACCTGCGGACTTCGATTCTAATGGCATTATTACAGTTACTGACTACAACTATTTTACCACCCAAAGCGGACTAATCAACACCTATTCGGATGCAGATGTAACCTTTGACGGCTCAGTTACGGTGGCCGACTTTAACGTATTTGGAATATATGCCGGAAAAATAGGGATGGGTTTGGTGAGGTATTAA
- a CDS encoding fibronectin type III domain-containing protein: MLSVLKKIPVICLWVYVFLTCSENADAQPCKEVVGYYPGWQWYDRAQLVRPTTIDYSKYTILNYVFFAPDANGNISGFDSWGDENLLLGQINWSTTPPSYYPNTSLIDLAHNHNVKVLVSVGGWTLSDNFPGIAADAVKRQTFAQSCVNLLQTYNFDGIDLDWEYPGYAEHNGTPADKVNFTLLLQAVRSAIDTYGTSIGKQFLLTAAVSSSPSLAANVEWENVAPLLDMINLMSYDYFGAWDPVSNHNSPLYAPAVGDPAFNLNAGFLMLTETYDVPPGKVNIGVAFYGRSFKQCAGLHQPHTGADTQTFWQDEGSPQYYNVLGNMGLFNQHWDAQAEVPYLTGNGVLQSFVSYDNPESIALKAQYAVDNNARGVIIWEITGDYLETAPGSGIIAGTPLADTLNAVLCGAALLKPDLTIPAASANPISLIAGSNTNITCSIANSGSENAPASVLGFYLSSDNTYDVADALLATTGVAALNTGSSVPVNLPIAIPAFTAAGTWYLILVADHGNLITESNENNNTYPVLLNISTPPLPPVTDFTASATAICSGQQITFTSLATNSPDIWAWTFAGGTPPVSGVANPTITFNAPGTYSVSLTASNDFGSDTETKNAYITVYPNPIANAGSDISICNGASTTLNGSGGTTYSWSPSTGLSASNVSNPQASPNSTTAYTLTVANANGCTATDQVTVTITPTTSAISGANSTTPNATSVIYSVVNTPGSTYNWTVPAGAVIASGQGTNQITVNWGETGGTVSVTETTSGSCVGTPRTLAVSIQSTPSNCPTRPTTYYINPADLKQAGEIKIGEARLNPVWGVSADAEIPDNRTSWAMAIAHAYQIFANVTDTGIMPMNTFFATPLKESFCGCDPDIQTDAADPFPFTFQPLSVNDGCFQIEPPASAYSELMTMYPQRFPEGGHAQLIAGDHFETAAIAKAYYDIFSVRFLEVSKGWDPFGFFEDATDPLAGIKAISGAYNRGLWSNLVQNIFSTQRDEALATSDLLTIFDGEPTAYDHAQKISNYTVVLDNQAALLNPSSLGNINPETGQPFNYFKNFYDAPVSWADVDHYLSRIFPLYPDVNSASVISSVQTVFNSINAGAPISFRYDFGQVLDAIMLALPIDDPTERIKINYGCANSSGNGNGGGSTGCGIPEGIATTVINANDATLNWTAIGGATGYYLLYRPVNGAWQIVQPSTNTIQLTGLVPFTTYEVQLAANCNGVYSNYAPVFSFTTANYLNDCNTNIGANGYTNGCPIPTGLEAYNLTFTSVTLEWDDVPTATGYYMLYRPEDGVWSILSPTSNTINLNSLQPNTTYEVLLATNCNGIYTDNAPMFTFTTDNSGGSSSTVPCPCNIPSGISANDITFQTATVVWNPVAEATQYLIRYRQQGTETWLQVSQTETNLPLDGLYPGTTYEVQIASVCSTTTGSFSTSLLFTTTTSPSALLKFKLYLQGAYLPVSALMTTSLSTGEHLPASHPYNNAPWYYSGTENLDQIPTGATDWVLIEARNALDPYLVVERRAALLLNNSNVQDADGSAGVKFYQLIAGVPYFYVARHRNHLAVMTAEALPLVNGATIDFTQPATVMSAASQLKPLSNGAYALMGGDMNGDGVISVADFNLYQSQSSFLNGYYPADINLDSTVSVSDFNLYLPNAASIGVVYIRY, encoded by the coding sequence ATGTTGTCAGTATTAAAAAAAATACCTGTAATATGTTTATGGGTGTATGTTTTTTTGACCTGTTCGGAAAATGCCGATGCCCAACCCTGCAAGGAGGTGGTGGGCTATTATCCGGGCTGGCAATGGTATGACCGGGCGCAGTTGGTGCGCCCTACCACAATAGACTATTCCAAATATACCATCCTTAACTATGTTTTTTTTGCTCCGGATGCCAATGGCAATATATCGGGTTTCGATTCATGGGGCGATGAAAATCTGTTATTGGGACAGATTAACTGGAGTACTACGCCACCCTCCTATTATCCGAATACTTCGCTGATTGATTTGGCGCATAACCACAACGTAAAAGTGTTGGTTTCGGTAGGTGGGTGGACATTGTCGGACAATTTCCCCGGTATTGCTGCCGATGCGGTCAAGCGGCAGACCTTTGCCCAATCTTGTGTCAATCTGCTACAGACTTATAATTTTGACGGCATAGACCTCGATTGGGAATATCCGGGATATGCCGAGCACAACGGCACACCGGCAGATAAGGTTAATTTTACCCTGCTGCTTCAGGCAGTTCGCAGTGCTATTGACACTTATGGCACAAGCATCGGTAAACAGTTTTTGCTGACCGCCGCCGTATCATCGTCTCCGTCTCTCGCAGCCAATGTGGAATGGGAAAATGTTGCTCCGCTGCTGGATATGATCAACCTGATGAGCTATGACTATTTCGGCGCATGGGATCCGGTGAGCAATCACAACTCACCGTTGTATGCACCGGCAGTTGGCGACCCGGCGTTTAATCTGAATGCCGGATTTTTGATGCTGACCGAAACCTACGACGTGCCGCCGGGAAAAGTCAATATCGGTGTTGCATTTTACGGTCGCAGTTTTAAGCAATGTGCCGGATTGCATCAACCGCATACAGGAGCCGACACACAAACCTTCTGGCAAGATGAGGGCAGCCCTCAGTATTACAATGTGCTCGGCAATATGGGTTTGTTTAACCAGCACTGGGATGCTCAGGCTGAAGTGCCTTACCTGACCGGAAACGGCGTTTTGCAATCTTTTGTGAGCTACGACAACCCCGAATCCATTGCACTTAAAGCACAGTATGCGGTTGATAACAATGCCCGTGGGGTCATTATTTGGGAGATCACCGGCGACTATCTCGAAACCGCTCCCGGCTCGGGCATCATTGCCGGCACCCCCCTTGCCGATACGCTCAATGCCGTGCTTTGCGGGGCTGCGCTTCTCAAGCCCGATTTAACAATTCCTGCTGCATCCGCCAATCCCATCAGCCTGATTGCCGGCAGCAATACCAACATCACTTGTTCCATTGCCAATTCAGGAAGCGAAAATGCTCCCGCATCAGTGCTGGGGTTTTATCTATCCTCCGACAATACCTACGATGTTGCCGATGCTTTGCTGGCAACAACCGGAGTAGCGGCTCTAAATACCGGAAGTTCAGTTCCGGTAAACCTACCCATTGCCATTCCGGCTTTTACCGCCGCAGGAACCTGGTATCTGATTTTGGTAGCCGATCACGGCAATCTTATCACCGAAAGCAATGAAAACAACAATACCTATCCTGTTTTACTCAATATCAGCACTCCGCCGCTACCACCGGTTACCGACTTTACCGCATCTGCCACTGCTATTTGCTCCGGACAGCAGATAACGTTTACTTCTCTCGCTACCAATTCGCCCGATATCTGGGCATGGACTTTTGCCGGAGGCACGCCACCTGTTTCAGGAGTGGCCAATCCAACAATTACATTCAACGCTCCGGGCACTTATTCCGTCAGCTTGACTGCTTCTAACGACTTCGGCAGTGATACCGAAACCAAAAACGCTTACATTACCGTTTACCCCAACCCAATTGCCAACGCCGGTTCCGATATCAGTATCTGCAATGGTGCTTCAACTACCCTTAATGGAAGCGGAGGGACAACTTACTCATGGTCTCCTTCCACAGGGTTGAGTGCGTCAAATGTGTCAAACCCGCAGGCAAGCCCCAACAGCACTACGGCCTATACCCTTACAGTTGCCAATGCCAACGGTTGTACGGCAACTGACCAGGTTACCGTTACTATTACGCCCACCACCTCTGCCATCAGCGGCGCAAATTCTACCACACCCAATGCTACGAGCGTAATTTACAGCGTAGTCAATACACCCGGAAGCACCTATAACTGGACGGTTCCGGCAGGTGCAGTGATTGCGAGTGGACAAGGAACCAATCAGATAACCGTCAATTGGGGTGAAACGGGGGGTACGGTTTCTGTTACCGAAACCACCTCCGGGAGCTGTGTTGGCACTCCGCGAACGTTGGCCGTTTCGATACAGTCAACGCCCTCTAACTGCCCCACTCGGCCGACAACATACTATATCAACCCTGCCGATCTGAAGCAGGCAGGCGAAATTAAAATTGGTGAAGCCCGCCTGAATCCGGTTTGGGGAGTAAGCGCCGATGCCGAAATACCTGATAATCGAACAAGTTGGGCAATGGCCATTGCCCATGCCTATCAGATTTTTGCGAATGTTACCGATACGGGCATCATGCCGATGAATACCTTTTTTGCCACTCCGCTAAAAGAGTCCTTCTGCGGCTGCGATCCTGACATACAAACCGATGCCGCAGACCCTTTCCCCTTCACATTTCAGCCCTTATCTGTCAATGATGGTTGTTTTCAGATTGAGCCTCCCGCTTCGGCATATTCTGAGTTGATGACGATGTACCCGCAACGCTTTCCCGAAGGAGGCCATGCCCAATTGATTGCCGGCGACCACTTTGAAACAGCCGCCATAGCAAAAGCCTACTATGATATTTTTTCCGTCCGCTTTCTCGAAGTCAGTAAAGGATGGGATCCGTTTGGATTTTTTGAAGATGCAACCGACCCCCTTGCAGGAATTAAGGCTATATCCGGTGCTTACAACCGGGGGCTTTGGTCTAATCTGGTACAGAACATTTTTTCAACCCAAAGGGACGAAGCGCTTGCCACTTCTGATTTGCTTACCATTTTTGATGGTGAACCCACTGCTTATGACCATGCCCAAAAAATCAGCAACTATACCGTTGTGTTAGACAATCAGGCTGCGTTGCTCAATCCCTCTTCGTTGGGTAATATCAATCCCGAAACAGGACAACCTTTCAATTATTTTAAAAACTTTTACGATGCTCCTGTAAGTTGGGCAGATGTGGACCATTACCTCTCCCGAATTTTCCCGCTTTATCCCGATGTCAATTCTGCTTCGGTCATTTCGTCCGTTCAGACCGTTTTTAATTCCATCAATGCGGGGGCACCGATTTCTTTTCGATACGATTTCGGGCAGGTTTTGGATGCCATCATGTTAGCCCTGCCCATAGACGACCCGACCGAGCGCATTAAAATCAACTACGGATGTGCCAATAGTAGCGGAAACGGAAATGGAGGCGGCTCAACAGGATGCGGAATTCCGGAGGGTATAGCAACCACAGTAATAAATGCCAACGATGCTACACTTAACTGGACAGCCATTGGAGGAGCAACCGGATATTACCTGTTGTATCGTCCGGTAAATGGTGCCTGGCAAATCGTCCAACCTTCGACTAATACCATTCAACTGACGGGATTAGTCCCCTTCACCACCTACGAAGTACAGTTGGCAGCCAACTGCAATGGAGTCTATTCCAATTACGCTCCTGTTTTTAGCTTTACCACTGCCAACTATCTGAACGACTGCAATACCAATATTGGCGCAAACGGATATACAAACGGCTGCCCCATACCAACAGGACTGGAAGCCTATAACCTTACTTTTACATCAGTTACGCTTGAGTGGGATGATGTTCCAACAGCTACCGGATACTATATGTTGTATCGCCCTGAAGACGGTGTTTGGAGTATTCTTTCCCCGACAAGCAACACGATTAACCTGAATAGCCTTCAGCCGAATACAACTTACGAAGTTCTGCTTGCAACCAACTGTAACGGTATCTATACGGATAATGCCCCGATGTTTACTTTTACCACCGACAACAGCGGCGGCAGCAGCAGCACTGTTCCCTGCCCGTGCAATATTCCTTCCGGCATATCGGCAAACGATATTACCTTTCAAACTGCAACAGTTGTGTGGAACCCTGTGGCCGAAGCCACTCAATATTTGATTCGCTACCGGCAACAAGGCACTGAAACCTGGCTTCAGGTCAGTCAAACAGAAACGAATCTGCCATTGGACGGCTTATATCCCGGCACCACCTATGAGGTTCAGATCGCCTCAGTTTGCAGTACCACTACCGGCAGTTTTTCAACTTCACTCCTTTTTACCACCACCACCTCACCGTCTGCATTGCTGAAATTCAAACTATACCTTCAGGGGGCATATCTTCCGGTTTCAGCACTAATGACCACTTCCCTGTCAACAGGAGAGCATTTACCCGCCTCCCATCCTTACAATAATGCTCCCTGGTATTATTCGGGCACAGAAAATCTGGACCAGATACCGACCGGTGCTACCGATTGGGTGCTAATAGAAGCCAGAAACGCATTAGATCCGTATCTCGTTGTAGAACGAAGGGCGGCACTGTTGCTCAATAACAGCAATGTTCAGGATGCAGACGGAAGTGCAGGGGTTAAATTTTATCAACTGATTGCCGGAGTTCCTTATTTCTATGTCGCTCGTCATCGCAACCATTTGGCTGTAATGACAGCCGAAGCGCTGCCATTAGTCAATGGTGCAACTATAGATTTCACGCAGCCGGCTACCGTCATGTCTGCCGCAAGTCAGCTAAAGCCCTTATCCAATGGAGCTTATGCCCTGATGGGTGGCGATATGAATGGGGATGGAGTTATTTCTGTTGCAGATTTTAATTTGTATCAGTCACAATCATCTTTCCTGAACGGATATTATCCGGCCGATATAAATTTAGATTCGACGGTTTCGGTGTCCGACTTCAATTTATATCTGCCAAACGCTGCATCCATCGGTGTGGTGTATATAAGATATTGA
- a CDS encoding sigma-70 family RNA polymerase sigma factor, whose amino-acid sequence MELMTLRTDIELVELARHGNPQAFKLLILRHQKLVASTVIGMLGNTIEAEDVGQETFIRFYRALPNFRGDSAVGTYLTRIAINLSLNELKRRKKRSFLSFFTTSNPKNKNDHEIEMSIPDETETPEKYDSKELVQKALSCLDPKFRSVVVLRLVKGYSSQETADLLDLPIGTVLSRLARAQDKLKQIIDRLQN is encoded by the coding sequence ATGGAATTGATGACTCTTCGTACCGATATAGAATTAGTCGAGTTGGCGCGCCACGGAAATCCGCAGGCGTTTAAATTGCTGATACTAAGGCATCAAAAACTCGTGGCTTCAACGGTTATCGGAATGTTGGGCAATACTATTGAAGCCGAAGATGTGGGGCAAGAAACATTTATCAGGTTTTACCGCGCACTCCCAAATTTCAGAGGCGACTCGGCAGTAGGTACTTACCTGACAAGAATTGCCATCAATTTATCCCTTAACGAACTGAAACGAAGGAAAAAACGCTCTTTTTTATCATTTTTTACCACCTCAAACCCCAAAAACAAGAACGACCATGAAATTGAAATGTCTATCCCTGATGAAACAGAAACCCCTGAAAAATACGATTCTAAAGAACTTGTGCAAAAAGCACTGAGTTGTTTAGACCCAAAATTCAGGAGTGTTGTGGTGCTGAGATTGGTCAAGGGCTATTCTTCGCAGGAAACAGCCGATTTGCTTGACCTGCCAATCGGCACAGTTTTATCGAGACTGGCACGGGCACAGGATAAACTCAAACAAATCATTGACCGTCTTCAAAATTAA
- a CDS encoding cytochrome-c peroxidase, translating to MFFRKNIFNKYSVLLLFFALQVSFYSSCKDDCIDPVGECGVDLQINWDLYAYNPTPYDLVIPPTLPQTMPIPANNQLTEEGVQLGRKLFYDPILSADSSQSCASCHNIEYSFTDNGKRFSTGIDLVEGNRNSMALINLAWTNRLFWDGRSGSLEEQAFEPVINPIEMHNTWENAICDLMSRLEYRIDFYQAFGVKEITSTEVTKAIAQFERTLISGGSKFDLASTPGTGVFFTEQEDLGFQLFYSETGGDCFHCHGDAGRFFTDNLFHNNGLDNIPAGGQFPDKGLGGVTGLPQDNGLFRTTTLRNTALTAPYMHDGRFATLEEVLDHYSDHIKPSPTLDILMITDFGGIGKQLSQEHKDALIAFIHTLTDTAFVNNPAFKNPFD from the coding sequence ATGTTTTTTCGGAAAAATATATTTAATAAGTATAGCGTATTACTGTTGTTTTTTGCACTTCAAGTTAGTTTTTATAGTTCATGTAAAGATGATTGCATTGACCCTGTGGGAGAATGTGGCGTTGATTTACAAATAAACTGGGATTTGTATGCATATAACCCGACACCTTATGATTTGGTAATTCCGCCCACTTTGCCTCAGACAATGCCTATTCCGGCAAACAATCAATTGACCGAAGAGGGCGTACAATTGGGGAGAAAACTGTTTTATGACCCGATTTTATCTGCCGACAGCTCACAATCCTGCGCAAGTTGTCATAATATCGAATACTCGTTTACCGACAATGGCAAACGCTTCAGCACCGGTATTGATTTAGTTGAAGGCAACAGAAATTCGATGGCACTGATTAACCTTGCCTGGACCAACCGTTTGTTTTGGGACGGACGGTCGGGCAGTTTGGAGGAGCAGGCCTTTGAACCGGTCATCAATCCCATCGAAATGCACAATACCTGGGAAAATGCCATTTGCGACTTAATGTCGAGATTAGAATACCGGATAGATTTCTATCAGGCTTTTGGTGTAAAAGAAATTACCTCGACAGAAGTTACCAAAGCCATCGCTCAGTTTGAACGAACCCTCATTAGCGGAGGTTCAAAATTTGATTTGGCAAGCACACCGGGAACCGGCGTGTTCTTTACTGAACAAGAAGACTTAGGCTTCCAGTTATTTTACAGCGAAACCGGAGGCGACTGTTTTCACTGTCATGGAGATGCCGGGCGATTTTTTACCGATAATCTGTTCCACAACAACGGATTAGACAATATCCCCGCCGGTGGTCAGTTTCCGGATAAGGGTTTAGGTGGCGTAACAGGACTGCCTCAGGACAACGGGTTATTCAGAACAACCACGCTGCGAAATACGGCATTAACCGCCCCTTATATGCACGACGGACGTTTTGCTACTCTCGAAGAAGTGCTCGACCATTACAGCGATCATATCAAACCTTCTCCCACCTTAGACATCCTGATGATTACCGATTTCGGCGGCATCGGCAAACAACTCTCTCAGGAACATAAAGATGCACTTATCGCCTTCATTCATACCTTAACAGACACTGCATTTGTCAACAACCCCGCTTTTAAAAACCCGTTTGACTAA